GCAGGCGTGGAAGGCAAGGGGCGGTGGCTCCAGCGGTCGAAGGCCGGGCGCTGGCGTCGATCGGCCGCCCGGAACGTGGGCCGCATGGTAGCCGACATGGCCGTGCTCCAAAGGCTTTCAACCCTGAAAGATCCGCCCCGGGCCGTCAGGCGGCCTTCCAGAAGATGTAGTCGGCCTGGTACTTCACGGTCTGGCGGTCGCCCTTGTTGGTGGCGGTGCAGGCCGCGGCCGGGGCGACGCCGCCCTTGAGCGCCACGCGCTGGATGAAGGTCACGCCCGTCAGCGCGCCCGAGCCCATGGCCGGGTTGGCCTTCACGAGCTGGTAGGGCAGGTTGCCGGTGCCGGCCGGGGCCACGGCCAGCTGCGTGGCGGTGACCTTGGAGCCGTCCTGCGCCTCCCAGGTGGCGGGCGGGCCGTAGTACGTGCCCACCTGCTTGCCGCTGCGGTCGTTCAGCACGGCCTTCGGTCCCACGAACACCCATTCGGTCTGACCGGGCATGTTGGCCTTGTCGCGGCATTCGTAGGTGATGTCGCCCACGCCCACGGTTTCCCAGGCCACCTTGTTGCCGGCCGGCACCTTGATCGACTCGGGCAGGCTGTCCTGCGAGAACTTCGGGCCCGATGCCGACATGGAGCCGCAGGCCGCGAGCAGGGCCGCGGCGGCGATGGCGCCGGTCAGGGGGATGAGGCGAGAGAGCGTTGGCTGGATGGTCATGGCGTTTCCCTTGTCTTCGGTTGGGTTGAAAAAAGCAGCAGCGATCTCCGCTGCTGCAGGTACTACCCATGGGAACGCCGTTTGGATGCAGGCCGCGCGAAATATTTTTTTCGAAAGCCGCGCGGCCCGGCTTTTTTACCAGGCGGCCGGTTCAGCCGTCTTCGCGGATCTGCCGGCCGGTGAGCTTCAGGAACAGGTCTTCCAGGTTGGCCGGCCGGTGCAGCGTGCGCAGGTGCCCGTGCATGCTGAGGGCGGCCAGCAGCGGCCGGGCGTCGTGCGTGTAGAAAAACACCGTCTCGCCGCTCACCTCCACGCGGGCGGCGAGCGGGCGCAGGGCGGCGTCTTCGGCCAACGCCACGGCGCCCACGCCGAACAGTTCCACCACGTCGGGCTCCAGGTGCTCGGCGATCAGCTCGCGCGGGCGGCCTTCGGCGATCTTGCGGCCGTGGTCCAGCACCAGCAGGCGCGAACACAGGCGCTCGGCCTCGTCCATGAAATGCGTGGTCAGCAGGATCGACTTGCCCTGCTGCACCAGCAATTGCAGGCGCTCCCACATCAGGTGGCGGGCCTGCGGGTCCAGGCCGGTGGTGGGCTCGTCCAGCAGCAGCAGGCGCGGGTCGTTCACCAGGGCGCGGGCCAGCGACAGGCGCCGCTTCATCCCGCCCGACAGCTCGCCCGGCTTGGCGCCGGCCTTGTGCGTGAGTGCCGCGAACTCCAGCAGGCGCGGCACGCGCTCCTGCATCACCGCGCCCTTGAGCCCGAAGTAGCGGCCGAAGATGCGCAGGTTCTCCGCGCAGGTGAAGTCCGGGTCCAGCGTGTCGAACTGCGTCACCACGCCCAGCTGCGCCTTGATGGCCAGCGCGCCCTGGGGCATGGCCAGCGGCGTGCTGGCCCCTTCCGGGTGGAAGTGCACGCTGCCGCCGTTGGGCGCGGTCAGGCCCAGGCACATGCGGATGGTGGTGGTCTTGCCGGCGCCGTTGGGGCCGATGACGCCCAGGCATTCGCCGGGCGCGATGGAGAACGAGACATCGTCGACCACCGTGGCATCGCCGTAGCGCTTGTGCAGGTGATCGATCTGGAGAAGGGGGGGATGCGCCATGGGCGTCTATTATTGTTCGCCGTCCTCCGGGACCGCGCCCCCGTTTTTCCCCGACCCTTCTTCTCCATTCCATCCTTTCACCTGCTATGACCACTCTTGGCACCCCCCTTTCGCCCTCGGCCACCAAAGTCATGCTGCTCGGCTCGGGCGAGCTGGGCAAGGAAGTCCTCATCGCCCTGCAGCGCCTGGGCGTGGAGACCATTGCCGTGGACCGCTACGAGAACGCGCCCGGCCAGCAGGTGGCCCACCACGCGCGCACCATCACCATGAGCGATCCGGCCCAGCTCAAGGCGCTCATCGAGGCCGAGCGGCCCCACCTCGTGGTGCCCGAGATCGAGGCCATCGCCACGCCCATGCTCGAAGAGCTGGAGGCCGCCGGCACCGTGCGCGTGATTCCCACCGCGCGCGCCGCGCGCCTGACCATGGACCGCGAAGGCATCCGCCGCCTGGCCGCCGAAACGCTGGGCCTGCCCACCAGCCCCTACCAATTCTGCAATTCGCTCGAAGAGCTGCAGGCGGCCATTGACGGCGGCATCGGCTACCCCTGCATCGTCAAGCCCGTGATGAGCAGCTCCGGCAAGGGCCAGAGCAAGATCGACGGCCCGGCCGACGTGCAAAAGGCCTGGGACTACGCCATGGCCGGCGGCCGCGTGAGCCATGGCCGCGTCATCGTCGAAGGCTTCATCGACTTCGACTACGAGATCACCCTGCTCACCGTGCGCGCGCTCGGCGAAGGCGGCCAGCCCGAGACGCACTTTTGCGAACCCATCGGCCACATCCAGGTCAGCGGGGACTACGTGGAAAGCTGGCAGCCCCAGCCCATGCGCCCCGCAGCCCTGGAGCGCGCCCGTGAGATCGCCAAGGCCGTGACCGACGACCTCGGTGGCTATGGGCTCTTCGGGGTGGAACTGTTCGTGAAGGGCGATGCCGTGTGGTTCAGCGAGGTGAGCCCCCGCCCGCACGACACGGGCCTGGTCACCCTGGCCACGCAGGTGCAGAGCGAGTTCGAGCTGCACGCGCGCGCCATCCTGGGCCTGCCCGTCAACACCGCCCTGCGCAGCCCGGGCGCCAGCGCCGTCATCTACGGCGGCATGGATGCGCAAGGCATCGCATTCGACGGCGTGGATGAGGCCCTGCGCGTGCCGAACACCGACCTGCGCCTGTTCGGCAAGCCCGAGAGTTTCGTGAAGCGACGCATGGGCGTGGCGCTGGCGTTCGATGCCGATGTCGAGGTGGCGCGGGAGCGGGCCAAGCTGGCGGCCGGCAAGGTCAGGCCGCGCAAAGCGTAAGCATCGGCATTCACACCACCGGTCCGACCGCGGGGGCGGGGCGCTGTTGTCGGGGTCCGAATCGAAACGGCAGGCATGCGCGCGATCCCAGGAGTCGCGCAGCGTGCCGGCTCCTCCAGAGCTTGGCCTCCTTGCTTGGCGCCGCCATGGCGCGCCCCTTCATCGCAACGGAATGGGAAAGCACCCGTTCCTGGCGCATCCCCCTTCCTTCTGAAGCCGCCACTTCAATGGCCCGCAGGCTCGACTGCCTCTGCGCAGCAGCGCCATACCGTCACCATCCTGTCATCGCGGCGAAATATGAAATGAATAACATTTGCTAACAAACAGCCCCCTTGGCCCCCATGTCCGCAAATTCCGATTACCTGAGCAGCTTTCGGCCCCGTTTCCGTCAGCCCAGTGCGGCGGACCTGTGCAACATGGTGCCCTGCATGACGACCGACCAGACCAACGAACAGGTCATGGAGGTGTTTGGCCAGCACCGCGACCTCGTCAGTCTGCCCGTCGTGGAGGGCAGGCAGCCCATCGGGCTGATCAACCGGAACATCTTCCTCTCCCAGATGAGCAAGCCGTTCCGCATGGAGCTCTACGGCCGCAAGAGCTGCATCGCGTTCATGGACAAGGAGCCGCTGATCGTCGATGCCGCGCTGGACATCGAGGCGCTGACGTTCAAGACGGTGGAATGCGGCGAAAAGGCCCTGTCCGATGGCTTCATCATCACCCACGAGGGGGCCTTCATCGGCGTGGGCAACGGGCTGCAGTTGATGCGTGTGGTGGCCGACATGCAGGCCTCGCGCAACCGCCAGGTCATGCACAGCATCGAATACGCGAGCGTGATCCAGCAGTC
This region of Acidovorax sp. GBBC 1281 genomic DNA includes:
- a CDS encoding DUF3455 domain-containing protein, with product MTIQPTLSRLIPLTGAIAAAALLAACGSMSASGPKFSQDSLPESIKVPAGNKVAWETVGVGDITYECRDKANMPGQTEWVFVGPKAVLNDRSGKQVGTYYGPPATWEAQDGSKVTATQLAVAPAGTGNLPYQLVKANPAMGSGALTGVTFIQRVALKGGVAPAAACTATNKGDRQTVKYQADYIFWKAA
- a CDS encoding ATP-binding cassette domain-containing protein, with the translated sequence MAHPPLLQIDHLHKRYGDATVVDDVSFSIAPGECLGVIGPNGAGKTTTIRMCLGLTAPNGGSVHFHPEGASTPLAMPQGALAIKAQLGVVTQFDTLDPDFTCAENLRIFGRYFGLKGAVMQERVPRLLEFAALTHKAGAKPGELSGGMKRRLSLARALVNDPRLLLLDEPTTGLDPQARHLMWERLQLLVQQGKSILLTTHFMDEAERLCSRLLVLDHGRKIAEGRPRELIAEHLEPDVVELFGVGAVALAEDAALRPLAARVEVSGETVFFYTHDARPLLAALSMHGHLRTLHRPANLEDLFLKLTGRQIREDG
- the purT gene encoding formate-dependent phosphoribosylglycinamide formyltransferase, whose product is MTTLGTPLSPSATKVMLLGSGELGKEVLIALQRLGVETIAVDRYENAPGQQVAHHARTITMSDPAQLKALIEAERPHLVVPEIEAIATPMLEELEAAGTVRVIPTARAARLTMDREGIRRLAAETLGLPTSPYQFCNSLEELQAAIDGGIGYPCIVKPVMSSSGKGQSKIDGPADVQKAWDYAMAGGRVSHGRVIVEGFIDFDYEITLLTVRALGEGGQPETHFCEPIGHIQVSGDYVESWQPQPMRPAALERAREIAKAVTDDLGGYGLFGVELFVKGDAVWFSEVSPRPHDTGLVTLATQVQSEFELHARAILGLPVNTALRSPGASAVIYGGMDAQGIAFDGVDEALRVPNTDLRLFGKPESFVKRRMGVALAFDADVEVARERAKLAAGKVRPRKA